The window ATCGCGGCGACCTGTGGAGATTGCCACGACGAGATCGAGACGGTCTTTGCAGGCAGCATCCACGGGATTGCGCTTGCAGACGGCAACTCGGACTCGCCGACGTGTACGACGTGCCACGCCGAACACGCGATCATCGAACACACGAGTGCGGCTTCACCGGTAGCAGCGCTGAACGTCTCGGAGCAGGTCTGTCGACCGTGTCACGACTCCTACAAGCTGTCCACGAAGTATGGATTTCCGTCGGACCGACCGAAGTCGTTTGGAGACAGCTATCACGGCCTTGCGACCCGATTCGGCTCCGACGAAGCAGCCAACTGCGCGAGCTGCCACGGCATCCACGATATCCTGCCGTCGTCAGATGAACGATCGCGGGTATTTCCGGCGAATCTCGAAGTGACGTGCGGGGAATGCCATCCGGGAGCCACCGCGAACTTTGCGCGGGGCTCGGTCCATGTCGTTCGTACGCCCGGCGGCGATTCGCTGCTCTACTGGATTTCGACGATCTATCTCCTCGTGATTGTGGGAACGATCGGTGCGATGAGTGTCCACAATGCGATGGACTGGGGTCGCAAGATGGTCAATCATTACCACGAGCGTCTGAATCCGCCGCAGCGTGGAATGTCCGGTCTTGACGGGAAGCGGGGTCTGTACGTGCGCATGACAGTGAACGAGCGGGTCCAACATGCGCTTCTGGCCGGTAGCTTCATTCTTCTGACAATCACCGGGTTCATGCTCAAGTTTCCTGATGCCTGGTGGGTCATCTTCCTCCGTGAGAATTTCGGAGTTGGCGTTTTTGACCTTCGCGGGATTCTTCATCGGGGAGCAGCCGTCATAATGGTCGGCGACTCCTTCTACCATCTCTACTACATCATCTTTACGGTACGGGGCAGGCAGTTCGTGCGGGACATCATGTTCCGGGGCCAGGATTTTCGGGACATCATTCAGATGATGCGGTACTACGTCGGAGCATCAAAGAGCCGACCCCGTTTCGACCGTTTCAACTACGTCGAGAAGTCGGAATACTGGGCGCTGATCTGGGGCACCATCGTTATGACCGTAACCGGCATCGTGCTCTGGTTTGAAAACCAGTTCATGGGTCAATTCTCGAAACTGTTCGTGGACGTGAATGAGACCATTCATTACTACGAAGCCTGGCTGGCATTTCTGGCGATTGTGGTCTGGCACCTCTACTACGTGATATTCAACCCCGATGCCTACCCCATGAACTTCACCTGGCTTACGGGCAGAATCACGGAAGAGGAGATGGAGCATGAACACCCGCTCGAATTAGAGAGAATGCGGCGCGAGGCGGAAGAAAAGGAGAGCGCCGAAGGGGAAGATTGACTGATCCGGAGCCTGAAACACAATGCGGACCGCGCGTGAAAACATGAGCCGGCGCGGGTCTTTTCGACGGTTACGGCGTTTGGGTTAGCCCGTGGCGGTATTATAGTCGCGGGGTAATCGCGAGGCAATTTGGGGCGGCGCGGATGTTGCCGATTCCTTGAGAGCCGCAACTACAGATATGAAGCGACTTCGAACA of the Rhodothermales bacterium genome contains:
- a CDS encoding cytochrome B, whose protein sequence is YMASEHGSALQSGFEGAPTCTDCHGEHDIHQITDSESPVSRQHEVEVCESCHLNTEEVTARMTHTIGFVASYDNSVHGLASASGNAEAAICSDCHGGHQAVKASNPYSKINKFNIAATCGDCHDEIETVFAGSIHGIALADGNSDSPTCTTCHAEHAIIEHTSAASPVAALNVSEQVCRPCHDSYKLSTKYGFPSDRPKSFGDSYHGLATRFGSDEAANCASCHGIHDILPSSDERSRVFPANLEVTCGECHPGATANFARGSVHVVRTPGGDSLLYWISTIYLLVIVGTIGAMSVHNAMDWGRKMVNHYHERLNPPQRGMSGLDGKRGLYVRMTVNERVQHALLAGSFILLTITGFMLKFPDAWWVIFLRENFGVGVFDLRGILHRGAAVIMVGDSFYHLYYIIFTVRGRQFVRDIMFRGQDFRDIIQMMRYYVGASKSRPRFDRFNYVEKSEYWALIWGTIVMTVTGIVLWFENQFMGQFSKLFVDVNETIHYYEAWLAFLAIVVWHLYYVIFNPDAYPMNFTWLTGRITEEEMEHEHPLELERMRREAEEKESAEGED